Proteins from a genomic interval of Cucumis melo cultivar AY chromosome 7, USDA_Cmelo_AY_1.0, whole genome shotgun sequence:
- the LOC103492951 gene encoding uncharacterized protein LOC103492951: MEAQRRTKMRIAIIHPDLGIGGAERLIVDAAVELASHGHSVHIFTSHHDKNRCFEETLAGAFPVTVYGDFLPRHIFYRLHAVCAYLRCIFVTLCMLFMWPSFDVVLADQVSVVVPILKLKRSSKVVFYCHFPDLLLAKHTTILRRLYRKPIDLIEELTTGMADLILVNSKFTASTFAKTFKHLDARGVRPAVLYPAVNVDQFDEPHSSKLSFLSINRFERKKNIELAISAFAKLGTLEGGTLQDYNVADVSLVIAGGFDKRLRENVEYLEELKNLAEREGVSERVTFITSCSTLERNALLSQCLCVLYTPKDEHFGIVPLEAMAAYKPVIACNSGGPVETIKHGTTGFLCSPNSQEFSVAMAKLVQDPAMAARMGREARQHIVKSFSTKIFGQQLNQYIVDVARLKRD; the protein is encoded by the exons ATGGAAGCACAAAGGCGAACGAAGATGAGGATCGCTATAATCCACCCAGACCTTGGTATAG GCGGAGCTGAGAGATTGATTGTAGATGCTGCTGTTGAACTTGCTTCCCATGGACACAGCGTCCATATTTTTACATCACACCACGACAAAAATCGGTGCTTTGAGGAGACCCTTGCTG GAGCGTTTCCAGTTACTGTGTATGGTGATTTCCTACCTCGCCACATCTTTTACCGCCTTCATGCCGTTTGTGCATACCTACGGTGTATTTTTGTCACTCTTTGCATGCTGTTCATGTGGCCATCGTTTGATGTCGTACTAGCAGATCAGGTCTCTGTTGTTGTTCCAATACTTAAACTGAAAAGGTCATCAAAG GTTGTATTTTATTGTCATTTTCCGGATCTCTTACTGGCCAAGCACACGACAATTTTGAGGAGGCTGTATAGAAAACCCATAGACTTAATTGAAGAACTGACAACCG GAATGGCAGATCTGATATTAGTTAATAGCAAATTTACTGCATCCACTTTTGCCAAGACATTCAAACATCTTGATGCACGAGGAGTTCGACCTGCTGTTCTCTATCCAGCGGTTAATGTAGATCAGTTTGACGAGCCCCATTCTTCTAA GTTGAGTTTTCTTTCTATCAACCGTtttgaaaggaagaaaaacatTGAATTAGCTATCTCAGCCTTTGCCAAGCTTGGGACGCTTGAAGGAGGCACTCTTCAAGATTACAATGTAGCTGATGTTTCCTTGGTCATTGCTG GAGGCTTTGATAAACGGCTAAGAGAGAATGTTGAATACTTGGAGGAGCTCAAGAATTTAGCTGAAAGAGAAGGTGTATCAGAACGTGTTACCTTCATCACATCCTGCTCAACACTTGAAAGAAACGCTCTTCTTTCCCAATGCCTATGTGTTCTCTACACGCCAAAG GATGAGCATTTTGGCATTGTTCCTTTGGAAGCCATGGCAGCTTACAAGCCAGTTATTGCATGTAACAGTGGGGGTCCAGTTGAGACCATAAAACATGGCACCACAGGATTTCTTTGTTCGCCTAATTCTCAAGAGTTCTCTGTGGCAATGGCAAAACTCGTTCAGGATCCTGCTATGGCAGCAAGAATGGGTAGGGAAGCCCGTCAACACATTGTTAAATCTTTCTCTACAAAGATATTTGGTCAGCAACTGAATCAATACATTGTGGATGTCGCTCGACTTAAGAGAGACTGA
- the LOC103492952 gene encoding tubby-like F-box protein 7: MSLRRSFLSRRFSSKSSSRGDLNALPGIPPLSPSSDFDHSSPLSGGSHPQSSSWSSMLPELLREIIQRVEAEEHGWPNRQNVVSCACVCKRWRDITKEVARATPHSGKITFPSCLKQPGPSDLPHQCLIKRNKKTSTFSLYLALTPSFTDKGKFLLAARRYRHGAHTEYIISLDAEDLSQGSNAYVGKLSSDFLGTNFTIYDSQPPHNGAKPSSSKSSRRFASKQISPQVSAGNFEVGQVSYKFNLLKSRGPRRMICSLKCPVSEDNGSENSKMKKSESLSSSSGLTILRNKAPRWHEHLQCWCLNFHGRVTVASVKNFQLVATVDHTQPGGKGDEETVLLQFGKVGDDTFTMDYRQPLSAFQAFAICLTSFGTKLACE; encoded by the exons ATGTCTCTTCGCCGATCCTTTCTCTCTCGGAGGTTCTCTTCCAAGTCTTCCTCTAGAGGAGATCTCAATGCTCTTCCTGGAATTCCTCCCCTCTCCCCCTCCTCCGACTTTGATCATTCCTCCCCTCTCTCTGGAGGCTCTCATCCTCAATCCTCCTCTTGGTCTTCCATGCTTCCCGAGCTTCTTCGGGAGATCATTCAGCGGGTTGAGGCTGAAGAACATGGTTGGCCTAATCGCCAGAACGTTGTTTCTTGTGCTTGTGTTTGTAAACGTTGGCGGGATATTACTAAAGAGGTCGCCAGGGCCACACCTCATTCCGGCAAAATTACTTTCCCTTCTTGTCTCAAACAG CCTGGACCAAGTGATCTTCCACATCAGTGTCTCATAAAAAGGAATAAGAAGACTTCAACATTTTCCCTTTATCTTGCCCTTACACCAT CATTTACAGATAAGGGAAAGTTCCTCTTAGCCGCACGGAGATATAGGCATGGAGCTCATACTGAGTATATCATATCCCTTGATGCTGAAGACTTATCCCAAGGAAGCAATGCTTATGTGGGGAAGTTAAG CTCCGATTTTCTTGGCACAAATTTTACCATTTATGACAGCCAACCACCACATAACGGTGCAAAGCCATCGAGCAGTAAATCAAGCCGCCGGTTTGCAAGCAAGCAAATTAGTCCACAAGTGTCAGCAGGTAACTTTGAGGTTGGGCAAGTCTCTTACAAATTTAATCTTTTGAAGTCAAGAGGCCCAAGGCGAATGATATGCTCTCTAAAGTGCCCAGTATCAGAAGACAATGGAAGTGAGAACTCAAAGATGAAGAAATCTGAGTCTCTTTCTTCCTCATCTGGGTTGACAATCTTAAGAAACAAGGCACCTCGGTGGCACGAGCACCTGCAATGCTGGTGCTTGAATTTTCACGGTCGGGTTACTGTAGCATCTGTTAAGAACTTTCAACTTGTTGCTACTGTTGACCATACCCAGCCAGGAGGTAAAGGGGACGAAGAAACAGTTCTACTACAGTTTGGAAAGGTAGGCGACGATACATTCACTATGGATTATAGGCAGCCATTATCAGCTTTCCAGGCTTTCGCCATTTGCCTTACTAGCTTTGGCACTAAGCTGGCGTGCGAATAG